A genomic stretch from Theobroma cacao cultivar B97-61/B2 chromosome 4, Criollo_cocoa_genome_V2, whole genome shotgun sequence includes:
- the LOC18602110 gene encoding aspartyl protease family protein 2 produces the protein MPLKMVARSPISLIIFLLLLPSDLSNTPAATATSSKEYLKLPLLHKTPFPSPTQTILFDIHRISYLHRHQHHKNPKGSIKSPVVSGAPSGSSQYFVELRLGSPPQPLLLVVDTGSDLLWVTCSACRHNCSFFHSPGSTFLARQSSSFAPHHCFDPTCRLVPHPDPNPCNRTRLHSPCRYQYLYSDGSTTRGFFSKDTTTLNISSGREAKLEKLSFGCGFQILGPSVSGASFNGAQGVMGLGRGPISFASQLGRHFGNKFSYCLMDYTLSPPPTSYLIIGEGGDDGDKQNAISRNPKMSYTPLLINPLSPTFYYIGIKSVKVNNVKLRIDPSVWSLDELGNGGTIMDSGTTLTFLPEPAYVKILTAIKRRVRLPSPAELTPGFDLCFNVTGESRQKLPRLSFELAGGSVLEPPPRNYFIETEEDIKCFAVQPFGNGMGFSVIGNLMQQGFLFEFDRDKSRLGFSRHGCTSS, from the coding sequence aTGCCTCTGAAAATGGTGGCACGCTCTCCCATCTctttaatcatttttcttctgcTTCTCCCCTCAGATCTCAGCAATACCCCAGCAGCCACCGCGACCTCCTCAAAAGAGTACCTGAAGCTCCCACTACTCCACAAAACCCCATTTCCATCCCCGACCCAAACCATTCTCTTCGACATTCACCGCATCTCTTATCTCCACCGCCACCAACACCACAAAAACCCAAAGGGTAGCATTAAGTCACCCGTTGTATCCGGAGCTCCATCAGGGTCCAGCCAGTACTTCGTGGAGCTCCGCCTAGGCTCCCCTCCTCAACCCCTTCTCCTCGTCGTTGACACCGGCAGTGACCTGCTCTGGGTCACGTGCTCCGCATGCCGTCACAATTGCTCCTTCTTCCACTCTCCAGGCTCCACATTCTTAGCTCGCCAGTCCTCTTCCTTTGCCCCCCACCACTGCTTCGACCCAACATGTCGCCTCGTCCCCCATCCCGACCCGAACCCTTGCAACAGAACCCGACTCCACAGTCCTTGCCGTTACCAATATCTGTACTCCGATGGCTCCACAACCAGAGGTTTCTTCTCCAAAGACACAACTACATTGAACATTAGCTCCGGGAGGGAAGCCAAGCTTGAGAAACTCTCTTTCGGGTGCGGGTTTCAGATCTTGGGTCCAAGCGTCTCCGGTGCCAGCTTCAATGGTGCTCAAGGGGTAATGGGCTTAGGTCGTGGCCCTATTTCCTTTGCCTCTCAGCTTGGCCGCCATTTCGGCAACAAATTCTCCTATTGCCTCATGGATTACACCTTGTCGCCACCTCCAACCAGTTATCTCATCATCGGCGAAGGTGGCGACGACGGAGACAAACAAAACGCCATTTCAAGAAACCCCAAAATGAGCTACACCCCATTACTTATCAACCCTTTATCTCCCACATTTTACTACATAGGGATCAAGAGTGTGAAAGTTAACAACGTCAAATTACGGATTGATCCTTCTGTTTGGTCCCTCGACGAACTTGGCAATGGCGGCACTATCATGGACTCTGGAACCACTTTAACTTTTTTACCTGAGCCGGCCTACGTTAAGATTTTAACAGCGATTAAACGAAGAGTAAGGCTGCCGAGTCCGGCAGAGTTAACTCCGGGTTTCGACTTGTGTTTCAATGTGACAGGGGAGTCAAGGCAGAAGCTACCAAGGCTGAGTTTCGAACTAGCCGGTGGGTCGGTGTTAGAGCCGCCGCCGAGGAATTATTTCATCGAGACGGAGGAAGACATCAAGTGCTTTGCCGTCCAACCGTTTGGCAACGGAATGGGGTTTTCGGTGATAGGGAATCTGATGCAACAAGGGTTTTTGTTTGAGTTCGATAGGGACAAGTCGCGGCTCGGTTTTTCTCGTCATGGCTGCACCTCATCTTAG
- the LOC18602109 gene encoding metalloendoproteinase 1 — protein MAAKLSHHLISGAFFLFLVVQALVVQSEIQFSNSLQFLQGAQKGYKVKGLNHVKQYFKAFGYYPNHINLTDDYDDSLESALKKYQENYRLKVTGRIDPDTIKEMLIPRCGVADIFNESNFEYDKLDMVANYTFFDGMPKWSKRQLTYTFRSSAIVISVQQLRPIIARAFEKWAAVSQFTFRQAPTFTQADIVIGFHRRFHWDNYPFDGPGNVLAHAFAPQDGRFHYDADENWSTNPTTVNQIDVESVAVHEIGHLLGLGHSRDPNAIMFALYMPGTIKRNLGQDDIDGIGALYS, from the coding sequence ATGGCTGCCAAGCTTTCTCATCATCTAATTTCCggagctttctttctcttccttgtAGTTCAAGCTTTGGTGGTTCAGTCTGAAATCCAATTTTCCAACTCCCTCCAATTTCTACAGGGAGCTCAAAAAGGATACAAAGTTAAAGGGCTTAATCACGTCAAGCAATACTTCAAGGCCTTTGGCTATTACCCCAATCACATCAATCTCACTGATGATTATGACGACTCGTTGGAATCCGCCCtaaaaaaatatcaagaaAACTATCGTCTCAAGGTAACGGGTAGAATCGATCCTGATACCATCAAAGAAATGTTGATCCCTAGATGTGGTGTTGCTGACATTTTTAACGAGTCAAATTTTGAGTATGACAAGCTTGACATGGTAGCTAACTATACCTTTTTCGATGGGATGCCTAAATGGAGCAAGCGTCAACTCACCTACACTTTCCGTTCCAGTGCAATAGTGATCAGTGTTCAACAATTGAGGCCTATCATCGCTAGGGCATTCGAGAAATGGGCAGCTGTTTCCCAATTCACTTTCCGGCAGGCACCGACATTCACCCAAGCCGATATCGTGATCGGGTTTCACCGCCGCTTTCATTGGGATAACTATCCTTTCGATGGCCCAGGAAACGTTTTGGCTCATGCTTTTGCGCCGCAAGACGGCAGGTTTCATTACGATGCAGATGAGAATTGGAGCACTAATCCCACCACAGTGAACCAAATTGATGTGGAATCCGTAGCAGTGCATGAAATAGGACATCTTCTAGGCCTTGGACATAGTCGGGATCCGAATGCGATTATGTTTGCATTATACATGCCCGGAACCATCAAAAGGAATCTAGGCCAAGATGATATTGATGGCATAGGAGCTTTGTATAGCTAG
- the LOC18602112 gene encoding cytochrome P450 CYP82D47, producing the protein MDPLLQYLFTVVCSLVALWSCIYFYQSKNPSTQRNRTCSAPQAGGALPIIGHMHYFGGQQLTHKILGAMADKYGPVFALRLGSHKVLVLNSWEAAKESFTVHDKVFSSRPSFTASELLGYNYAMFGLAPYGSYWREMRKIATIELLSTHRIDMLKHIRASEVNTAVRDLYKSWLSEGSAESGVLVDMKQWFGDLTGNIALRMVGGKRYFGPNADCEEAEARRCRKVMREFFNLFGVFVLSDAIPFLGWLDFQGYKKAMRRTAKELDFVVGGWLEEHKQKRQLGGGSKEEQDFMDVLLNILENAKITGFDADTINKATCLNLILAGSDTTMVTLIWALSLLLKNPRVLQKAQCELDMHVGNDRRVEESDITKLVYLQAIVKETLRLYPPGPIIFRAAMEDCTLSTGYHVPAGTRVMINAWKIQRDERVWADPHAFQPERFLTSHKDMDFRGHTFELIPFGFGRRLCPAVSLAIKMLHLTLATFLHSFEVAKPSNLEDVDMTESIGLTNLKARPLEILVSPRLEFKLYDMDTEFV; encoded by the exons ATGGACCCCCTCCTTCAGTACCTGTTTACTGTAGTCTGCAGCCTTGTTGCCCTCTGGAGTTGTATTTACTTTTATCAGTCAAAGAATCCAAGCACTCAGAGGAACAGAACCTGCAGTGCACCTCAAGCTGGTGGTGCTTTGCCTATCATTGGTCACATGCACTACTTCGGTGGCCAGCAACTCACCCACAAAATACTAGGTGCCATGGCTGACAAATATGGACCTGTTTTCGCCTTAAGGCTAGGATCACACAAAGTCTTGGTTTTAAATAGTTGGGAAGCGGCCAAAGAGTCTTTCACTGTCCATGATAAAGTTTTCTCCAGTAGACCGAGCTTTACTGCCTCAGAGCTTCTGGGCTATAATTATGCTATGTTCGGATTGGCTCCTTATGGGTCTTATTGGCGTGAGATGCGCAAAATTGCTACAATTGAGCTTCTTTCAACCCATCGGATTGATATGCTCAAGCATATTCGAGCTTCTGAGGTAAACACCGCAGTAAGAGACTTGTACAAATCATGGCTTAGCGAAGGTAGTGCAGAAAGTGGGGTATTAGTGGATATGAAACAGTGGTTTGGAGACTTAACTGGTAATATTGCTCTGAGAATGGTGGGAGGCAAGAGGTACTTTGGGCCAAATGCTGATTGTGAGGAAGCGGAAGCTCGAAGATGTCGAAAGGTGATGAGAGaattttttaatctatttGGGGTGTTTGTCTTGTCTGATGCAATACCATTTCTTGGGTGGCTGGATTTTCAAGGATATAAAAAAGCCATGAGAAGAACTGCAAAAGAGCTGGACTTTGTTGTAGGAGGGTGGCTTGAAGAGCATAAACAGAAGAGACAACTAGGTGGAGGGTCGAAAGAAGAGCAAGATTTCATGGATGTTCTGCTGAACATCCTGGAGAATGCCAAGATTACTGGTTTCGATGCTGACACCATCAACAAAGCGACTTGTTTG AATCTAATCCTAGCAGGAAGTGACACGACCATGGTCACTCTCATATGGGCTCTATCTTTGCTACTTAAAAATCCTCGCGTGCTACAGAAGGCCCAATGTGAGCTAGACATGCACGTTGGCAACGATAGACGAGTGGAAGAATCTGACATTACAAAGCTGGTCTACCTTCAAGCTATTGTCAAGGAAACATTGCGCTTATACCCACCTGGTCCAATTATTTTCCGGGCTGCAATGGAAGACTGCACCCTCTCAACAGGCTACCATGTTCCAGCAGGTACACGAGTAATGATTAATGCCTGGAAGATTCAGCGTGACGAGCGTGTGTGGGCAGACCCCCATGCTTTTCAGCCTGAGAGATTTTTGACTAGTCATAAGGATATGGATTTTCGAGGCCATACTTTTGAACTAATCCCTTTTGGCTTTGGGAGAAGATTATGCCCTGCGGTCTCGCTAGCCATCAAAATGCTTCATCTTACGTTAGCTACTTTCTTGCACAGTTTTGAAGTTGCTAAACCATCGAACCTTGAAGATGTAGATATGACAGAGAGCATTGGCTTGACAAATCTGAAAGCAAGGCCACTGGAAATCCTAGTTAGCCCACGCCTTGAGTTTAAGCTCTATGATATGGACACAGAATTCGTGTAA
- the LOC18602113 gene encoding protein CROWDED NUCLEI 1 → MFTPQRKVWSGWSLTPGKKVDGSGSDPNSNGVAVGKGKGAAFVEPVTPNGNGLGSEDHEGVPEKVLRLENELFDYQYNMGLLLIEKKEWTSKYEELSQALIEAKDALKREQAAHLIAIADVEKREENLRKALGVEKQCVLDLEKALRDMRSENAEIKFTADSKLSEANALIASVEEKSLEVEAKLRAADAKLAEVSRKNSEIARKSQEVESRENALRRERLSFISEQEANETTLSKQREDLREWEKKLQDTEERLAKSQRYVNQREERANENDRLFKLKEKDLEETQKKIDAANQTLKEKEEDINSRLAHLTLKVKEWDAVREKLEMKEKELLIIEEKLNAREKVEIQKLLDEHNAILDGRKHEFELEIAEKRKSLDADLKSKVIEVEKKEAEVKHLEEKVSKREQALDKKLEKLKEKEKEFELQVKNHKEREKAIRSEGKNLEIEKKQMLADKEDLLSLKAEVEKIRVENEEKLLKMHEENDRLRVTEEERSEYLRLQLELKEEIEKCRLREELLLKEAEDLKRQKENFEREWEELDEKRLEIEKELKNISQQTEKFEKQKLAEEERLKNEKQVAEDYIKRELDALEVAKETFAATMEHEQSVMAEKAESERSQRLHDLELQKRKLESDMQNRFEEMEKELGESLKSFEEEKERELDKINHLREVARREMEELKQERLKIEKEEQEVNASKMHLEGQQIEIRKDIDDLVDISKKLKGQREHFINERNRFISFVEKHKSCKNCGEMTSEFMLSDLQSLQKIEDEEVLPLPSLADDYISGNAFRNLAVSKRQKDEISPPVGSGSPVSGGTMSWLRKCTSKIFKLSPGKNIEPHAVTKLNVEAPLSGGQVNMEGMSNVEHEPELSIAAATESLDVHRVQSDTSTRDVDAGQDLSIDNQSNIDSKELEVLGDSQNSDFNRGNQLRKRGRPRVKRTRSVKAVVKDAEAIIGKALESNELEHPNGNLDSGHANAESRDESGLFDGGTSRNARKRNRAQTSQKTESEQDGVDSGHSDSIVAGQQRKRRQKVVLAMPTPGETRYNLRRPKTGVTVAKTTSDVNRENEGAKDAGDQVNYSKAPMPVSENGDASENGGSAHFLQQCETARDTNDGDAGATKKLAADAALSEEVNTTPEGVGEYGDGNDYRSDSRSEGLKDEDEDEDDEEHPGEVSMGKKLWNFFTT, encoded by the exons ATGTTTACGCCGCAGAGGAAGGTTTGGTCGGGTTGGTCGTTGACTCCTGGGAAGAAAGTGGACGGGTCGGGCTCGGATCCGAACTCCAACGGGGTTGCTGTAGGGAAAGGAAAAGGAGCGGCTTTTGTGGAGCCGGTGACTCCTAATGGAAACGGCCTCGGGTCGGAGGACCACGAAGGGGTGCCCGAGAAAGTTTTAAGACTAGAAAATGAG CTTTTTGATTACCAATACAATATGGGGCTTCTCTTGATTGAGAAAAAGGAGTGGACATCTAAGTATGAAGAACTCAGTCAGGCACTGATAGAAGCAAAGGATGCTCTCAAACGGGAACAAGCAGCACATTTAATTGCAATAGCTGATGTTGAGAAGCGTGAAGAGAATCTAAGGAAGGCCCTTGGTGTTGAGAAGCAGTGTGTGCTTGAT CTAGAGAAAGCTTTACGAGACATGCGTTCAGAAAATGCAGAAATCAAGTTTACTGCAGATTCAAAGCTTTCTGAAGCAAATGCTTTGATTGCTAGTGTTGAAGAGAAATCTTTGGAGGTGGAGGCAAAATTGCGTGCAGCTGATGCTAAGCTTGCTGAGGTGAGTAGAAAGAATTCAGAGATTGCAAGGAAGTCACAAGAGGTGGAATCTCGTGAAAATGCACTTAGAAGGGAACGACTATCCTTTATTTCAGA GCAAGAAGCAAATGAGACTACTTTGTCCAAACAGAGGGAAGACTTGCGggaatgggaaaaaaaattgcaagACACAGAAGAGAGGCTTGCCAAAAGCCAAAGATATGTCAACCAAAGAGAGGAGAGAGCAAATGAGAATGATAGGCTTTTTAAGCTTAAGGAGAAGGACCTTGAAGAGACGCAAAAGAAGATTGATGCAGCTAACCAAACTTTGAAGGAGAAAGAAGAGGATATAAACAGCAGGCTAGCACATCTAACTTTGAAAGTAAAG GAATGGGATGCTGTGAGAGAGAAGTTAGAGATGAAAGAGAAGGAGTTACTCATTATCGAAGAAAAGCTTAATGCAAGAGAGAAG GTTGAGATTCAGAAGCTCCTGGATGAACATAATGCCATTCTGGATGGGAGGAAGCACGAATTTGAGTTGGAAATTGCTGAAAAGAGAAAATCCTTAGATGCAGATCTGAAAAGCAAGGTAATTGAAGTGGAGAAGAAGGAAGCTGAGGTCAAACACTTGGAAGAGAAGGTTTCTAAGCGAGAGCAGGCATTAGATAAGAAATTGGAGAAActcaaagagaaagaaaaggaatttgAATTACAAGTGAAAAACCATAAGGAAAGGGAGAAGGCCATCAGATCTGAGGGGAAGAATTTAGAGATTGAGAAGAAGCAGATGCTTGCTGACAAAGAAGATCTCTTGAGCCTGAAGGCTGAAGTTGAGAAGATAAGggttgaaaatgaagaaaagctATTAAAGATGCATGAGGAGAACGATAGGCTTAGGGTAACTGAAGAAGAGAGGTCTGAGTATCTTCGCTTGCAACTGGAATTAAAGGAAGAAATAGAGAAATGCAGGCTTCGTGAAGAACTGCTTTTGAAGGAAGCTGAAGATTTGAAACGGCAAAaggagaattttgaaagagagtGGGAAGAGCTAGATGAGAAAAGATTAGAGATTGAGAAAGAGTTGAAGAATATCAGCCAACAGACGgagaaatttgaaaagcaGAAACTTGCTGAAGAGGAAAGGTTAAAGAATGAGAAGCAAGTGGCCGAGGACTACATAAAAAGGGAGCTGGACGCTCTTGAAGTTGCCAAAGAAACATTTGCTGCCACAATGGAACATGAGCAATCAGTGATGGCTGAGAAAGCTGAAAGTGAGAGAAGCCAAAGGCTTCATGACCTTGAGCTGCAGAAAAGAAAACTTGAGAGTGATATGCAGAATAGATTTGAGGAGATGGAAAAGGAATTGGGAGAGAGTTTGAAGTCatttgaggaagaaaaagagagagaattagacaaaattaaccatttaagaGAGGTAGCTAGGAGAGAAATGGAAGAGTTGAAACAGGAAAGACTTAAGatagaaaaagaagagcaaGAAGTTAATGCTAGCAAGATGCATCTTGAAGGACAACAAATTGAAATACGAAAAGACATTGATGACCTTGTGGACATCAGCAAGAAGTTGAAGGGCCAGCGAGAACATTTTATCAACGAGAGAAACcgttttatttcatttgttgAGAAACATAAGAGTTGCAAGAATTGTGGTGAGATGACCTCTGAGTTTATGCTATCTGATTTACAATCCCTACAGAAAATAGAGGATGAGGAAGTCCTTCCTCTTCCTAGTTTGGCAGATGATTATATCAGTGGAAATGCTTTCAGAAATTTGGCTGTATCTAAGAGGCAGAAGGATGAGATATCTCCACCAGTTGGTTCAGGATCTCCAGTTTCTGGTGGAACCATGTCATGGCTTCGTAAATGCACCTCGAAGATATTCAAACTCTCTCCAGGTAAAAATATTGAGCCTCATGCTGTAACAAAATTGAATGTGGAGGCCCCCCTCTCTGGTGGGCAAGTTAATATGGAAGGCATGTCGAATGTTGAACATGAGCCGGAGCTCTCTATTGCTGCTGCAACTGAATCTTTGGACGTTCATAGGGTCCAATCTGACACCAGCACAAGAGATGTCGATGCTGGTCAGGACCTATCAATTGATAATCAGAGCAACATTGATAGTAAGGAACTGGAAGTGCTGGGAGATTCTCAGAATTCTGATTTTAATCGTGGAAATCAGCTTCGCAAGAGAGGCAGGCCGAGAGTTAAAAGAACACGCAGTGTGAAGGCAGTTGTCAAAGATGCTGAGGCTATTATTGGGAAAGCTTTAGAATCAAATGAGCTTGAGCATCCAAATGGGAATTTGGATTCTGGTCATGCCAATGCTGAAAGCAGGGATGAATCTGGTCTTTTTGATGGAGGAACATCTAGAAATGCACGGAAGCGGAACCGTGCTCAAACATCTCAAAAAACAGAGAGTGAGCAAGATGGTGTTGATAGTGGACATTCTGATAGTATTGTGGCAGGCCAGCAAAGGAAGAGGCGTCAAAAAGTTGTTTTGGCTATGCCTACTCCTGGCGAGACAAGATATAATCTTCGACGGCCCAAAAC TGGGGTCACAGTTGCTAAAACCACATCTGACGTGAATAGAGAGAATGAAGGTGCTAAAGATGCAGGTGATCAAGTTAACTATTCAAAAGCTCCCATGCCTGTTAGTGAAAATGGAGATGCAAGTGAGAATGGTGGTTCTGCACACTTTCTGCAGCAG TGTGAGACAGCTCGGGACACTAACGATGGTGATGCTGGTGCAACCAAAAAATTGGCTGCAGATGCAGCATTAAGTGAGGAGGTGAATACCACCCCTGAAGGGGTTGGTGAGTATGGTGATGGAAATGACTACAGGAGTGATTCGCGCAGTGAAGGGCTGAAAGATGAGGATGAGGATGAGGATGATGAAGAGCATCCTGGTGAAGTCTCGATGGGAAAGAAGCTTTGGAATTTTTTCACCACATAA